A single region of the Pseudalkalibacillus berkeleyi genome encodes:
- a CDS encoding GNAT family N-acetyltransferase, protein MALLFRGEKVRLRKMTGDDVKDFHRWQNDMDIAPLINPFIDLQSIEDVQETFKGMLSAEHRKNYIIEHIEDNIAIGYMGLFNINHYQKNAECYIALCENQYRGMGLGSESMKLLMDYVFSELNLHRLSLRVFADNNHAIRMYKNLGFSQEGRLREMRYRKGNWQDSLIMSILQREYE, encoded by the coding sequence ATGGCGTTGTTATTTAGAGGAGAGAAAGTTCGCTTAAGAAAAATGACTGGCGATGATGTAAAGGACTTCCATCGATGGCAAAATGACATGGATATTGCTCCATTAATTAATCCATTCATTGATCTTCAATCGATAGAAGATGTGCAAGAAACATTTAAAGGAATGCTATCTGCGGAACATCGCAAGAATTATATCATTGAGCACATTGAAGATAACATAGCGATTGGCTACATGGGATTGTTTAACATTAATCACTATCAAAAAAATGCAGAGTGTTATATTGCACTCTGTGAGAATCAGTATAGGGGTATGGGTCTTGGTTCAGAGTCGATGAAATTGTTGATGGACTATGTCTTTTCTGAATTGAACCTACACCGACTTTCTCTAAGAGTTTTCGCAGATAATAATCACGCAATTCGCATGTATAAAAACCTGGGATTCAGTCAAGAAGGTAGACTGAGAGAGATGAGATACCGTAAGGGGAATTGGCAGGATTCCTTAATTATGAGTATTTTACAAAGAGAATATGAGTAA
- a CDS encoding competence protein ComK translates to MARLKKAEYLINGETMVILPHYNEHGHLFSLVMEWGRELLVSEKPMEIIKNNCLFHGSSYQGRVEGAAHLTKYNRMVPIMICNRSSIYFFPTHSPKTESCIWIAHGHVKEIVPSDADSCQVILSNHRAIPIKVSRAAMEIKVNRTAQFRHLMSVQDMQSDRSNRTEQFSQLEQSVIMESTGAYSFSQNTSHF, encoded by the coding sequence ATGGCTAGATTGAAAAAGGCGGAGTATTTGATTAATGGAGAGACGATGGTCATTTTACCACATTACAATGAACATGGGCATTTGTTTTCTTTAGTCATGGAATGGGGTAGGGAATTGCTTGTTTCTGAAAAACCGATGGAGATTATCAAAAATAATTGTTTGTTTCATGGATCGAGTTATCAAGGTCGAGTGGAGGGTGCAGCTCATCTTACGAAATATAATCGTATGGTACCCATTATGATTTGCAATCGTTCCAGTATCTATTTCTTTCCTACTCACTCTCCGAAAACAGAATCGTGTATTTGGATTGCACATGGACATGTGAAAGAAATCGTACCATCGGATGCTGACAGCTGTCAGGTCATTTTAAGTAACCATAGAGCAATACCTATTAAGGTTAGTCGCGCTGCGATGGAGATTAAAGTAAACCGCACTGCACAATTCAGGCATCTCATGAGTGTTCAGGACATGCAATCAGACCGATCAAACCGCACAGAACAATTTTCGCAGCTTGAACAATCAGTCATTATGGAGTCAACAGGTGCTTATTCGTTTTCACAAAACACCTCTCACTTTTAG
- a CDS encoding VVA0879 family protein, translating into MLKYSLQEWEMHGVVLYGKEKRNWYFQCPNCQHNQSVHDLLQEGYPPDLAYSFCKSCHYEAKRGTFGKGKVVEVNRDNNMEIFDFA; encoded by the coding sequence ATGCTGAAATATTCTTTACAGGAGTGGGAAATGCACGGTGTTGTTCTTTATGGTAAAGAGAAGCGTAATTGGTATTTCCAATGCCCGAACTGTCAACATAATCAATCAGTACATGACCTCTTGCAAGAGGGATATCCTCCAGATTTGGCCTATTCATTTTGTAAGAGTTGTCACTATGAGGCGAAGAGAGGGACCTTCGGAAAAGGAAAAGTCGTTGAAGTGAACCGAGATAACAATATGGAAATATTTGATTTTGCATAA